From Methylobacterium radiodurans, a single genomic window includes:
- the rnk gene encoding nucleoside diphosphate kinase regulator, whose amino-acid sequence MMSNAASEHLPPLIIPMPDFRTLRLVASGVRDTCAQATTATWLAAELDRAAVVTSDVVPADVVTMHARVEYRDDVTEQIGRMTLVYPGEDHWDERCVSVLSPLGAAVLGLSEGQSIRWRTPSGGMRGVTVLRVLFQPYRATAELIRRDY is encoded by the coding sequence ATGATGAGCAATGCCGCCTCCGAACATCTGCCGCCGCTGATCATCCCGATGCCCGACTTCCGGACCCTCCGGCTGGTCGCGTCCGGTGTGCGCGATACGTGCGCGCAAGCCACCACGGCGACCTGGCTGGCGGCGGAACTCGATCGCGCGGCCGTCGTGACATCGGATGTGGTGCCGGCCGATGTCGTCACCATGCATGCCCGTGTGGAGTACCGTGACGATGTCACGGAACAGATTGGGCGCATGACCCTGGTGTATCCCGGGGAGGATCACTGGGACGAGCGGTGCGTGTCCGTTCTCTCTCCGCTCGGGGCGGCGGTGCTCGGGCTGTCGGAGGGACAATCCATCCGATGGCGGACTCCCTCCGGGGGCATGCGCGGCGTGACGGTTCTGCGTGTTCTGTTCCAACCGTATCGGGCCACGGCCGAGTTGATAAGGCGGGACTACTGA
- a CDS encoding TfuA-like protein: MPNVDARSPVRSGDLDALTAGLEVAIIDGVLDGDALISMGEIRGALARGVRVSGAASVGAWRAAELARFGMRGHGWVHQAYRSGRIAGTDEIALLYDPVCMRPLTVPLVNVRYGLERLVSNARVKHESARAAFIAIRDLAPASRDAVSVGNVLRRYLGTTEATAIVGSSTRPGLDIKAADARALVRRLKRQSWRLSTGQGA; the protein is encoded by the coding sequence TTGCCGAACGTCGATGCGCGTTCACCCGTACGATCCGGCGATCTCGATGCACTCACGGCGGGGCTTGAAGTCGCGATCATCGATGGGGTCCTCGACGGGGACGCGCTCATATCGATGGGGGAGATCCGAGGCGCGTTGGCTCGTGGAGTGCGTGTCAGCGGCGCGGCCAGCGTCGGCGCGTGGCGCGCGGCGGAACTCGCCCGCTTCGGCATGCGGGGTCATGGATGGGTTCATCAGGCCTATCGGAGTGGTCGGATCGCCGGAACCGACGAGATCGCCCTCCTGTACGATCCCGTGTGTATGCGGCCACTCACGGTCCCCCTCGTCAATGTCCGCTACGGGCTTGAGCGCTTGGTCTCGAATGCTCGAGTGAAGCATGAATCGGCCCGCGCCGCGTTCATCGCGATACGCGATCTCGCCCCCGCGAGCCGGGACGCCGTCTCTGTCGGCAACGTCCTGCGCCGATATCTTGGCACGACCGAAGCTACCGCGATCGTGGGCTCTAGCACGCGGCCTGGCCTGGACATCAAGGCCGCAGACGCACGTGCTCTGGTCCGTCGATTGAAGCGGCAATCGTGGAGGCTCTCGACGGGACAAGGCGCATGA
- a CDS encoding response regulator transcription factor, whose translation MADTLLLAESDTIARVRMASELSARGYRVSSASTLEEALPLIVAENPLRAVVDYQLPDGTGLDLLSRIVARTRGARVVILSRCASLRGAVSAIRIGAADFLAKPATVSEIDAILRDLAVECRLAAAPAPSLRDVDQWHAEEILRSMNSNVPATARVLGVEARTLRRILAWRASGAGAES comes from the coding sequence GTGGCCGATACGCTCCTTCTCGCGGAAAGCGACACGATTGCCCGTGTGCGTATGGCCTCGGAACTTTCCGCGCGAGGATACCGTGTATCGTCAGCGTCCACCCTAGAGGAGGCTCTACCGCTCATCGTGGCTGAAAACCCGCTGCGTGCGGTCGTGGATTACCAGTTGCCGGATGGTACCGGGCTTGATCTCCTATCTCGAATCGTCGCACGGACGAGAGGGGCGCGCGTCGTCATACTTTCGCGCTGCGCCTCCCTTCGCGGCGCCGTATCGGCGATCAGGATAGGCGCCGCGGACTTTCTAGCCAAGCCGGCAACCGTCAGTGAGATCGATGCGATTCTGCGCGATCTCGCGGTCGAGTGTCGCCTCGCGGCGGCTCCCGCGCCGTCCCTTCGCGATGTGGACCAGTGGCACGCTGAAGAGATCCTTCGCAGCATGAATTCGAACGTGCCGGCGACGGCCAGGGTGCTAGGCGTGGAAGCGAGAACGCTACGAAGGATACTCGCGTGGCGAGCGTCCGGGGCGGGAGCCGAATCCTAG